The Alnus glutinosa chromosome 7, dhAlnGlut1.1, whole genome shotgun sequence genome includes a region encoding these proteins:
- the LOC133873863 gene encoding zeatin O-glucosyltransferase-like, which yields MANYRHHENQGRNGQKQAEVVVVMVPFPAQGHLNQLLHLSRLILSYNIPVHYATSAIHNRQAMLRLHGCDPNSISNIHFHDFVIPPFLSPPPNPKARNKFPSHLQPLFDASLHLRQPVGALLRELSSKARRVVVINDSMMAYVVQDVVAIPNAESYTFHSVSAFALFLYLWEAMGKEVPLEAESDGGKNNNIPKDLPSFESCFTNEFLDFIAFHCDFQKLSSGSLYNTCRIIEGPYLDLLEKIHGDKKHWALGPFNPVRIPEKKISSNIGRHKCLEWLHKQAPNSVIYVSFGTTTTMEEEQIKELAIGLEQSEQKFIWVLRDADKGDVFDGEVRKAALPKGFEERVKERGMVVRDWVPQLEILSHPSTGAFMSHCGWNSCMESITMGVPIAAWPMASDQPRNAVLIAQLLKVGIVVKEWSHLDQIVTSKSVENGLKMLMESREGDVIRKRAADLGGAVRRSLDGGGVSCMELDSFIAHITR from the exons ATGGCCAATTACCGACACCATGAAAACCAGGGCCGCAACGGTCAAAAGCAAgcggaggtggtggtggtgatggtgCCGTTTCCAGCGCAAGGCCATCTGAACCAGCTCCTCCACCTCTCCCGACTTATCTTGTCGTACAATATCCCCGTCCACTACGCCACTTCCGCCATCCACAACCGCCAAGCCATGCTCCGCCTCCATGGCTGCGACCCAAACTCAATTTCAAACATCCATTTCCACGACTTCGTCATCCCGCCTTTTCTCTCCCCTCCTCCCAACCCCAAAGCGCGAAACAAGTTCCCTTCGCATCTACAGCCATTGTTCGACGCTTCTTTGCATCTCCGTCAGCCCGTGGGCGCGCTTCTACGTGAACTTTCGTCCAAAGCGAGAAGAGTCGTCGTCATCAACGACTCCATGATGGCGTACGTGGTGCAGGACGTGGTTGCCATCCCAAACGCCGAGTCGTACACTTTCCACAGCGTGTCGGCTTTTGCTTTGTTCTTGTATTTGTGGGAAGCAATGGGAAAAGAAGTACCGTTAGAAGCAGAGTCAGACGGCGGTAAGAATAACAATATCCCGAAAGACCTTCCGTCTTTTGAAAGTTGCTTCACGAACGAGTTCTTGGACTTCATTGCTTTTCACTGTGACTTTCAAAAGTTGAGCTCTGGGAGCCTCTACAACACATGTAGGATCATAGAAGGTCCCTATCTGGATTTGTTGGAAAAGATACATGGAGACAAGAAGCATTGGGCTCTTGGGCCATTCAATCCAGTCAGGATACCAGAAAAGAAGATCAGTTCAAATATTGGACGGCACAAGTGCTTGGAGTGGTTGCATAAACAGGCCCCTAATTCG gTAATATATGTGTCTTTTGGGACTACAACCACCATGGAAGAAGAGCAAATAAAGGAGCTGGCAATTGGTTTGGAGCAAAGCGAGCAAAAATTCATCTGGGTGTTGAGGGATGCTGACAAAGGAGATGTTTTCGATGGAGAAGTTAGAAAGGCTGCGCTTCCCAAAGGGTTTGAAGAGAGAGTTAAAGAGAGGGGAATGGTGGTGAGAGACTGGGTTCCTCAGCTGGAAATTCTAAGCCACCCATCAACCGGAGCGTTTATGAGCCATTGTGGATGGAATTCTTGCATGGAGAGCATCACCATGGGAGTGCCGATAGCGGCGTGGCCGATGGCGTCGGACCAGCCGAGGAACGCAGTGCTGATAGCACAGTTGCTGAAAGTTGGTATTGTCGTGAAGGAGTGGTCCCATCTGGATCAGATAGTGACGTCAAAGTCTGTGGAAAATGGTTTGAAAATGTTGATGGAATCGAGAGAAGGGGATGTGATCAGGAAGAGGGCAGCGGATTTGGGCGGTGCTGTCAGGCGCTCCTTGGACGGAGGTGGAGTTTCATGCATGGAGTTGGATTCTTTCATTGCTCACATCACTAGGTAG